In Rhodococcus sp. OK302, one genomic interval encodes:
- a CDS encoding MFS transporter produces MTDLPRTLTRARIATSVAFALQGFLLATILTQLPKFRDLLELSDSLVVVAVVIVSVIAGLGSVLAEVIAVRTSSKTTLRAGLAVIAIFGGAIGIAPNQIAFFVFLAIYGIGLGMVDAAANMQAVSIQHAKGRFILSSFHASWSVGAIVGALFVSAASELDLSVRTIQLCAGILVGLLLLAFGPQFLNRSETKSVDAGTSGKIDLTVPMRVFILLGVAMALFYAVDFSVGNWSTMFLEDDLLADTSTAALSVAAYQIAALVARLTGDYWVSKFGEITVVRIGSLIGVAGMAVVVTSQSPVVAIIGFTIVGIGVPVIAPICFSAAGRMAAPGQVDAVIARINLFNYVGTVVGGGIVGAVAAVSDLRVGFLIPLVFCGILIALAPVFAVKQLTAEVPEKA; encoded by the coding sequence ATGACGGATCTTCCCCGCACCCTGACCAGGGCACGGATCGCCACATCAGTGGCGTTCGCACTCCAAGGATTTCTGCTCGCCACGATCTTGACGCAGCTTCCCAAATTTCGGGATCTTCTCGAACTCAGCGACAGCCTCGTCGTTGTCGCTGTCGTTATCGTGTCGGTCATCGCAGGCCTCGGCAGTGTCCTCGCCGAAGTGATCGCAGTACGGACATCGAGCAAGACGACACTGCGCGCGGGCCTCGCCGTCATCGCGATCTTCGGCGGAGCTATCGGAATTGCCCCGAACCAGATTGCCTTCTTCGTCTTCCTCGCGATCTACGGCATCGGACTCGGTATGGTCGATGCTGCCGCGAACATGCAAGCCGTCTCGATCCAACACGCCAAGGGACGCTTCATTCTGAGCTCGTTCCACGCCTCGTGGAGTGTCGGCGCCATTGTCGGAGCCCTGTTCGTCTCTGCCGCATCAGAACTCGATCTTTCGGTACGAACAATCCAGTTGTGCGCGGGAATCCTTGTCGGACTTCTACTTCTGGCCTTCGGCCCGCAGTTCCTCAATCGTTCCGAAACCAAGTCCGTCGACGCCGGCACATCCGGCAAGATCGACCTCACGGTTCCGATGCGAGTCTTCATCCTTCTCGGCGTCGCGATGGCCCTCTTCTATGCCGTCGACTTCAGCGTGGGCAACTGGTCCACCATGTTCCTCGAAGACGACCTGCTGGCAGACACCAGCACTGCTGCACTCTCGGTCGCGGCGTACCAGATTGCCGCACTCGTCGCCCGATTGACGGGCGACTACTGGGTGAGCAAATTCGGGGAAATCACCGTCGTTCGAATCGGTTCGCTGATCGGTGTCGCCGGCATGGCCGTTGTCGTGACTTCGCAGTCCCCCGTCGTTGCCATCATCGGCTTCACGATCGTCGGTATCGGTGTCCCGGTCATCGCCCCGATCTGCTTCAGCGCCGCCGGACGTATGGCTGCGCCCGGTCAGGTCGACGCCGTCATCGCACGCATCAACCTCTTCAACTATGTCGGAACGGTAGTCGGCGGCGGAATTGTCGGAGCCGTGGCCGCAGTCAGCGACTTGCGGGTCGGATTCCTGATTCCGCTGGTCTTCTGCGGAATTCTGATCGCCTTGGCCCCCGTCTTCGCCGTGAAGCAATTGACAGCCGAGGTACCCGAGAAAGCCTGA
- a CDS encoding GH1 family beta-glucosidase: protein MSLQPVPEFPPAFVWGTATAAYQIEGAVAEDGRGRSIWDDFCDRPGAIIGGETGVVAADHYHRWESDVDLMATLGLDAYRLSLSWSRILPTGTGQVNVKGLDFYDRIIDRLCDAGITPAVTLYHWDLPSALQEQGGWMNRDTAFRLGEYAQIVGEKFADRVGMWMPLNEPVVHTLYGHALGVHAPGLALGFEAFQAAHHQLLGHGLAVNALRSAGCSNIGIASNHAPVRAASESPEDVMAADIYDHVVNWMFADPVLVGKYPADEFAQLLSGPIDEDLKIIAAPLDWYGINYYEPTMIAAPVEGEGTAGVLEIDLPPGLPFAPVAITGYPTTDFGWPIIPEGLGEILRTFKSRFGDALPPIYITESGCSFHDAPNEAGEVHDPARIDYHDAHLRSLRSAMDDGVDVQGYFVWSMLDNFEWAAGYKERFGLVHVDFETQKRTPKDSFEWYRELISAHKAARV, encoded by the coding sequence ATGAGTTTGCAACCTGTACCAGAATTTCCGCCCGCTTTCGTATGGGGGACCGCCACTGCGGCGTACCAAATCGAGGGAGCTGTGGCCGAAGACGGTCGCGGACGCTCGATTTGGGACGACTTCTGTGACCGTCCCGGAGCGATTATCGGTGGTGAGACCGGCGTCGTCGCCGCTGATCACTATCACCGCTGGGAATCCGATGTAGACCTGATGGCCACACTCGGCCTCGACGCGTATCGACTGTCCCTGTCCTGGTCGCGGATCCTTCCGACCGGAACGGGTCAGGTGAACGTCAAGGGTCTCGACTTCTACGACCGGATTATCGATCGACTGTGCGACGCCGGAATTACACCCGCGGTCACGCTTTATCACTGGGATCTGCCGTCGGCGCTGCAAGAGCAGGGCGGTTGGATGAACCGTGACACGGCTTTTCGGTTGGGGGAGTACGCGCAGATCGTGGGCGAGAAGTTCGCGGATCGCGTCGGAATGTGGATGCCGCTCAACGAACCGGTGGTTCACACCCTGTACGGGCATGCACTCGGCGTTCACGCTCCCGGCCTTGCACTCGGATTCGAGGCGTTCCAAGCTGCACACCACCAACTGCTCGGACACGGACTCGCGGTCAACGCGCTGCGTTCGGCCGGTTGCTCCAACATCGGCATCGCGTCGAATCACGCTCCGGTGCGTGCCGCGTCGGAGTCACCCGAAGACGTCATGGCAGCCGACATTTACGACCACGTCGTCAACTGGATGTTCGCGGATCCGGTGCTGGTCGGAAAATACCCGGCCGACGAGTTCGCTCAGCTTCTCAGTGGGCCGATCGACGAGGATCTGAAAATCATTGCCGCGCCACTGGACTGGTACGGGATCAACTATTACGAGCCCACGATGATTGCGGCACCGGTCGAGGGTGAGGGCACCGCGGGTGTTCTCGAGATCGATCTGCCGCCGGGATTGCCGTTCGCTCCGGTTGCGATAACCGGTTATCCGACAACAGATTTCGGCTGGCCGATCATTCCCGAGGGTCTCGGTGAGATTCTGCGAACCTTCAAGTCCCGATTCGGTGACGCGCTGCCCCCGATCTACATCACCGAAAGCGGGTGCTCGTTCCACGACGCTCCGAATGAGGCCGGCGAGGTCCACGATCCCGCTCGCATCGACTACCACGACGCGCATCTGCGTTCGCTGCGATCCGCCATGGACGACGGCGTCGACGTGCAGGGTTACTTTGTGTGGTCGATGCTCGACAACTTCGAATGGGCGGCCGGCTACAAGGAGCGGTTCGGCCTGGTCCACGTTGATTTCGAGACGCAGAAGCGGACGCCGAAAGACTCGTTCGAGTGGTATCGCGAGTTGATCTCAGCTCACAAGGCGGCGCGGGTCTAG
- a CDS encoding alpha-isopropylmalate synthase regulatory domain-containing protein encodes MTFNFAFASDSSTAFAADPFAARHGKSLPAGLRSECSAMSWNEFESTYAAMNGPIRLGAWSTEKIAPGRWTFEATLGLGERIAKASATATGAISAMTSMLYDAGISLEILSFHQHQIGHRTATFIFTECSGRRSWAMGIGESATESSLRAMTSAANRFSH; translated from the coding sequence ATGACTTTCAACTTTGCTTTCGCTTCTGATTCTTCGACCGCCTTCGCTGCCGATCCATTTGCGGCGCGCCACGGAAAATCCTTGCCGGCCGGCCTGCGTTCCGAATGCTCCGCGATGTCGTGGAATGAATTCGAATCCACGTACGCCGCAATGAACGGCCCGATCCGTCTCGGCGCGTGGTCAACCGAGAAGATTGCACCCGGCCGTTGGACGTTCGAGGCGACTCTCGGCCTGGGGGAGCGCATTGCCAAAGCCTCCGCCACCGCAACCGGCGCGATCTCGGCTATGACGTCGATGCTGTACGACGCGGGAATCTCCCTGGAAATCCTGTCGTTCCATCAACACCAGATCGGCCACCGTACGGCCACATTCATCTTCACCGAGTGCAGCGGCCGTCGCAGCTGGGCTATGGGCATCGGTGAGTCCGCGACAGAATCCTCGCTCCGGGCGATGACGTCGGCTGCGAACCGCTTCTCCCACTGA
- a CDS encoding TIGR02611 family protein, with product MSPFREAESRWHRWRAHIAARPSLNLPYRIGVGVIGLIVLAVGVVTIPYPGPGWLIVFAGLGILASEFAWAHRLLHFAKARYDRFMTWFGTQSLIVKGLGVLFTTVVVMATLWVLGTFHLLGTWVGLDYSWLESPL from the coding sequence CTGTCGCCGTTCCGGGAAGCCGAGTCTCGCTGGCATCGGTGGCGAGCGCATATCGCAGCTCGTCCCAGTTTGAACCTCCCGTACCGAATCGGCGTGGGAGTCATCGGCCTGATCGTGCTCGCCGTCGGCGTCGTCACCATTCCGTACCCGGGGCCGGGCTGGCTCATAGTCTTTGCCGGCCTCGGAATACTCGCGTCGGAGTTCGCCTGGGCCCACAGGCTCCTGCATTTCGCCAAAGCGCGCTACGACCGATTCATGACGTGGTTCGGCACGCAGTCGTTGATCGTCAAGGGTCTGGGTGTTTTGTTCACCACCGTGGTCGTGATGGCGACTCTGTGGGTTCTCGGCACCTTCCACCTGCTCGGAACGTGGGTCGGTCTGGACTACTCGTGGCTCGAGTCACCTCTCTGA
- the thrS gene encoding threonine--tRNA ligase: MTSPAPEHSAAPLRVPAGTTAGTAVREAGFPTKGPDVIVVVRDSEGTLKDLSWTPDVDALVEPVAASTEDGRSVIRHSAAHVLAQAVQKEFPDAKLGIGPPITDGFYYDFAVERPFTPEDLTKLEKRMKQIIKGSQRFSRRVVDSIEDAQAELANEPFKLELINDKSGIDDPEVMEVGGNELTIYDNLDPRTGDTIWSDLCRGPHIPTTKHIPAFKLTRSSAAYWRGNQDNADLQRVYGTAWESTEAQDQYLELLAEAERRDHRKLGTELDLFSFPDELGSGLPVFHPKGGIIRTEMENYSRSRHIEAGYEFVNTPHITKGHLYEVSGHLDWYKDGMFPAMHVDEELNEDGTVRKPGQDYYLKPMNCPMHNLIFRARGRSYRELPLRLFEFGSVYRYEKSGVIHGLTRVRGMTQDDAHIYCTREQMRDELTTTLQFVLALLKDYGLDDFYLELSTKNPDKFVGSDEVWEEATATLAEVGEASGLTLVPDPGGAAFYGPKISVQVKDALGRTWQMSTIQLDFNLPERFDLEYTGNDGVKTRPVMIHRALFGSIERFFGVLTEHYAGAFPAWLAPVQVVGIPVAEAFADHLFDVTKKLKSAGVRAEVDFSDDRMQKKIRNHTTQKVPFMLLAGERDVEAGAVSFRFRDGTQINGIPVDDAVRIITEWIARRENASPTAELVQPSVAP; the protein is encoded by the coding sequence GTGACCAGTCCCGCGCCAGAGCACTCAGCCGCCCCACTTCGGGTGCCCGCGGGGACGACCGCCGGGACAGCGGTACGTGAAGCAGGATTCCCCACCAAGGGCCCGGACGTCATCGTTGTTGTTCGTGACAGCGAAGGCACGCTCAAGGACCTTTCGTGGACTCCTGACGTCGATGCCCTGGTCGAACCGGTTGCCGCGTCCACCGAGGACGGCCGCAGCGTTATCCGCCACTCGGCTGCTCACGTTCTGGCACAGGCAGTGCAGAAGGAATTCCCCGATGCGAAGCTGGGCATCGGCCCGCCGATCACCGACGGCTTCTACTACGACTTCGCAGTCGAGCGTCCGTTCACCCCGGAAGATCTGACCAAGCTCGAAAAGCGGATGAAGCAGATCATCAAGGGATCGCAGCGATTCTCGCGTCGTGTTGTCGACTCGATCGAGGACGCGCAGGCCGAGCTGGCGAACGAGCCGTTCAAGCTCGAGCTCATCAACGACAAGTCCGGCATCGACGATCCCGAGGTCATGGAGGTGGGCGGCAACGAGCTGACCATTTACGACAACCTCGATCCGCGTACCGGTGACACCATCTGGTCCGATCTGTGCCGTGGTCCGCACATCCCGACCACCAAGCACATCCCGGCTTTCAAGCTGACCCGCAGTTCCGCTGCCTACTGGCGCGGCAACCAGGACAACGCTGATCTCCAGCGTGTCTACGGCACCGCCTGGGAGTCCACCGAGGCGCAGGATCAGTACCTCGAGCTCCTCGCCGAGGCCGAGCGTCGTGACCACCGCAAGCTCGGTACCGAGCTTGATCTCTTCAGCTTCCCTGACGAGTTGGGTTCCGGCCTACCGGTCTTCCACCCCAAGGGCGGCATCATCCGCACCGAGATGGAGAACTACTCACGTAGCCGCCATATCGAGGCCGGCTACGAGTTCGTCAACACCCCGCACATCACCAAGGGACACCTGTACGAGGTTTCCGGTCACCTGGACTGGTACAAGGACGGAATGTTCCCGGCGATGCACGTCGACGAGGAATTGAACGAGGACGGCACCGTGCGCAAGCCGGGCCAGGATTACTACCTCAAGCCGATGAACTGCCCGATGCACAACCTGATCTTCCGTGCGCGTGGCCGCTCGTACCGCGAATTGCCGTTGCGGCTCTTCGAATTCGGTTCCGTGTACCGCTACGAGAAGTCCGGTGTCATTCACGGTCTGACTCGCGTGCGCGGCATGACTCAGGACGACGCCCACATCTACTGCACCCGTGAGCAGATGCGCGACGAGCTCACCACCACACTGCAGTTCGTTCTCGCACTGCTCAAGGACTACGGTCTCGACGACTTCTACCTCGAGCTGTCCACCAAGAACCCGGACAAGTTCGTCGGCAGCGACGAGGTTTGGGAAGAAGCAACCGCGACACTGGCCGAGGTCGGCGAGGCTTCCGGTTTGACGTTGGTTCCGGACCCGGGCGGAGCTGCGTTCTACGGCCCCAAGATCTCGGTTCAGGTCAAGGACGCGCTCGGACGCACCTGGCAGATGTCCACCATTCAGCTCGACTTCAACTTGCCGGAGCGATTCGACCTCGAATACACCGGCAATGACGGCGTCAAGACCCGTCCGGTCATGATTCACCGTGCGCTGTTCGGCTCGATCGAGCGGTTCTTCGGTGTGCTGACCGAGCATTACGCCGGTGCTTTCCCAGCATGGCTGGCTCCCGTTCAGGTTGTCGGAATCCCGGTGGCCGAGGCCTTCGCCGATCATCTTTTCGACGTCACCAAGAAGCTCAAGTCGGCCGGCGTGCGCGCCGAGGTCGATTTCAGCGACGACCGGATGCAGAAGAAGATCCGCAACCACACCACGCAGAAGGTTCCGTTCATGCTCCTCGCGGGCGAGCGTGACGTGGAAGCCGGCGCTGTCAGCTTCCGTTTCCGCGACGGCACCCAGATCAACGGCATCCCCGTCGACGACGCAGTTCGAATCATCACCGAATGGATCGCGCGCCGCGAAAATGCTTCTCCGACTGCCGAACTGGTGCAGCCAAGTGTGGCGCCATGA
- a CDS encoding HIT family protein, with product MTTPDDDGPGSLIDHGVGDPDHLQRIWSPHRMSYIAEAPKTPGVPNEPFIEIPKMADEEGLIVARGEYVYAVLNLYPYNPGHLMVVPYRKVAALEDLTPEESAELMAFTQQALRVIKRVSNPHGFNVGLNLGAAAGGSLAEHLHQHVVPRWGGDANFITVLSGVKVMPQLLRDTRGLLARAWND from the coding sequence ATGACAACGCCGGATGACGATGGCCCGGGTTCGTTGATCGACCACGGCGTCGGCGATCCCGATCATCTGCAGCGCATTTGGTCGCCGCACCGCATGTCTTACATCGCGGAGGCGCCTAAGACGCCGGGCGTACCCAACGAGCCGTTCATCGAGATTCCCAAGATGGCCGACGAAGAGGGTTTGATCGTCGCGCGAGGCGAATACGTGTATGCGGTACTGAACCTGTACCCGTACAACCCCGGCCACCTGATGGTGGTTCCGTACCGCAAGGTCGCAGCACTCGAGGATTTGACGCCGGAGGAAAGCGCCGAGTTGATGGCCTTCACCCAGCAGGCGCTGCGTGTGATCAAGCGGGTGTCCAACCCGCATGGTTTCAACGTCGGCCTCAACCTCGGTGCCGCGGCCGGTGGCTCGCTGGCCGAGCATCTGCATCAGCATGTGGTTCCTCGCTGGGGCGGCGACGCCAACTTCATCACCGTTCTGAGTGGTGTGAAGGTCATGCCGCAGCTGTTGCGTGACACCCGAGGGCTACTGGCGCGGGCCTGGAATGACTGA
- the pgsA gene encoding phosphatidylinositol phosphate synthase, producing the protein MLSIFGRASVSKVTAPMGQALIKTGLTPDAVTIIGTVATVAGAVTLFPSGHLFWGTIFIWFFVMFDMLDGAMARARGGGTRYGAVLDATCDRVADGAIFAGLAWWAVYHENNKWLLVATLICLVTSQVISYAKARAEASGLTADGGWIERPDRLVIVLAGAGLTGLGLPWAIHIAMWVLAAGSIVTVFQRVLAVRNSPGARELLPITPPTPKTEGESDK; encoded by the coding sequence GTGCTGAGTATCTTCGGACGCGCATCGGTGTCCAAGGTAACGGCACCGATGGGTCAAGCGCTGATCAAGACCGGTTTGACTCCCGATGCCGTGACAATCATCGGAACGGTCGCGACGGTTGCCGGTGCGGTGACGCTGTTCCCGTCCGGGCACTTGTTCTGGGGAACTATCTTCATCTGGTTCTTTGTCATGTTCGACATGTTGGACGGTGCGATGGCCCGTGCGCGTGGCGGCGGAACGCGTTACGGCGCGGTTCTCGACGCCACGTGTGACCGAGTTGCCGATGGCGCGATCTTCGCTGGCTTGGCGTGGTGGGCGGTGTACCACGAAAACAACAAATGGCTGTTGGTGGCGACGCTCATCTGCCTCGTCACGTCGCAGGTCATTTCCTACGCGAAGGCTCGCGCCGAAGCGAGTGGACTGACCGCCGACGGCGGCTGGATCGAGCGTCCGGACCGGCTGGTCATCGTGCTCGCGGGTGCCGGTCTCACGGGACTCGGATTGCCCTGGGCAATCCACATCGCCATGTGGGTTCTCGCTGCGGGCAGTATCGTGACAGTTTTCCAACGGGTGCTCGCGGTGCGAAATTCGCCGGGAGCTCGGGAGCTTCTGCCGATCACACCGCCGACACCCAAGACTGAAGGTGAGTCCGACAAGTGA
- a CDS encoding phosphatidylinositol mannoside acyltransferase → MSVAERATDLGYAAGWRLVRSLPESVAVKLFDAGADFAVRKGGPEQLRRNLARVLGTTPENVPDQLIKDSMRSYARYWREAFRLPSMDLVETGKALDSLIEGQEYLDAAMAAGNGAILALPHSGNWDMAGVWCAQHWNGFSTVAERLKPESLYQRFVDYRESLGFEVFPLSGGEQPPIVELSKRLRDNRIVCLLGERDLAKHGVPVNFFGEPTRMPAGPAKLAIDTGAHLLPVHCWFTPDGWGFKVDPPIDVSGGVGPATQALADQFAINIAAHPADWHMLQPLWRSDLSESRLARMEGE, encoded by the coding sequence GTGAGTGTTGCCGAGCGCGCTACTGATCTGGGTTACGCCGCCGGTTGGCGTCTGGTTCGCAGTCTTCCGGAGTCGGTGGCAGTCAAGCTTTTTGACGCCGGCGCTGATTTTGCGGTCCGCAAGGGTGGACCGGAACAGTTGCGTCGTAACTTGGCGCGCGTGCTCGGCACAACTCCCGAGAATGTCCCGGATCAGTTGATCAAGGACTCGATGCGCTCGTACGCACGGTATTGGCGTGAGGCTTTCCGTCTACCCTCGATGGATTTGGTGGAGACGGGTAAGGCACTGGATTCGCTCATCGAGGGGCAGGAATACCTTGACGCCGCGATGGCCGCCGGCAACGGCGCCATTCTGGCCTTGCCGCACAGCGGAAACTGGGACATGGCGGGGGTGTGGTGCGCCCAGCACTGGAACGGTTTCTCTACCGTCGCAGAACGTTTGAAGCCGGAATCGCTGTATCAACGATTTGTCGATTACCGCGAGAGTCTCGGTTTCGAGGTGTTTCCGCTCAGTGGTGGCGAGCAGCCGCCGATTGTGGAGCTCTCGAAGCGGTTGCGGGACAATCGGATCGTCTGCCTGCTCGGTGAGCGGGACCTGGCGAAGCACGGTGTGCCCGTCAATTTCTTCGGTGAACCGACCCGGATGCCGGCGGGTCCGGCAAAATTGGCCATCGACACCGGTGCCCATCTACTTCCCGTGCACTGCTGGTTCACGCCCGACGGTTGGGGATTCAAGGTCGATCCGCCCATCGACGTGTCCGGCGGAGTCGGCCCGGCTACTCAGGCGCTCGCAGACCAGTTTGCGATCAATATTGCGGCCCACCCGGCGGATTGGCACATGCTGCAACCGCTCTGGCGTTCCGACCTCTCCGAATCGCGGCTCGCCCGCATGGAGGGTGAATGA
- a CDS encoding glycosyltransferase family 4 protein: protein MKIGMICPYSFDVPGGVQAHVVDLAEVLIERGHKVSVLAPSSDDDELPDFVVSAGKAVAIPYNGSVARLSFGPTANARLRKFIADGDFDVLHIHEPNAPSLSMLALRIAEGPIVATFHTSTTKSLALSTFQGVLAPYLEKISGRIAVSELARRWQVESLGSDAVEIPNGVDVSAFADAALLPGYPREGGTVLFLGRYDEPRKGMDVLLGALPALVERYPGLEVIVVGRGDEEKLRKDAGKYFKHLRLLGQVSDEEKASALRSADVYCAPNLGGESFGIVLVEAMAAGTAVVASELDAFRRVLRDGQAGLLVPIGNSDALAEAIDSVLGDPDRRRALVNTATAVVAEYDWPVVAEQILRVYETVTVGGSGVRVVGS from the coding sequence ATGAAAATCGGCATGATCTGCCCGTATTCGTTCGACGTGCCCGGTGGGGTGCAGGCGCACGTGGTGGACCTGGCCGAGGTTCTGATCGAACGTGGCCACAAGGTGAGCGTCCTGGCGCCGTCGTCGGACGACGACGAACTGCCGGACTTCGTCGTCTCCGCCGGTAAGGCCGTCGCGATTCCGTACAACGGTTCGGTCGCTCGTTTGTCCTTCGGTCCTACAGCCAATGCGCGCCTGCGTAAGTTCATTGCCGACGGTGACTTCGACGTCCTGCACATTCATGAACCGAACGCACCCAGCTTGTCGATGCTGGCGTTGCGTATCGCCGAAGGGCCCATCGTCGCCACGTTCCACACGTCGACGACAAAATCATTGGCCCTGAGTACCTTTCAAGGTGTTCTGGCGCCGTATCTGGAAAAGATCAGCGGACGCATCGCAGTCTCGGAGTTGGCGCGTCGGTGGCAGGTCGAATCTCTCGGATCCGACGCGGTGGAGATCCCGAACGGTGTCGACGTTTCCGCGTTTGCCGACGCGGCACTCCTACCGGGTTATCCGCGCGAGGGTGGGACGGTCCTGTTTCTGGGTCGCTACGACGAACCACGCAAGGGGATGGACGTGCTGCTCGGCGCATTGCCGGCGCTGGTCGAGCGCTATCCCGGCCTCGAAGTCATTGTGGTGGGGCGCGGGGACGAGGAAAAACTCCGCAAGGATGCGGGTAAGTACTTCAAGCATTTGCGTCTCCTCGGCCAGGTCAGTGACGAGGAGAAGGCGTCGGCGCTACGTAGCGCCGATGTGTACTGCGCACCGAACCTGGGTGGGGAGAGCTTCGGAATTGTGTTGGTCGAGGCAATGGCCGCCGGTACTGCCGTAGTAGCCAGCGAACTCGACGCATTCCGCCGGGTACTGCGTGACGGCCAAGCCGGGTTGTTGGTTCCGATCGGGAATTCCGATGCCCTGGCTGAGGCGATCGACTCGGTTCTCGGTGATCCGGACCGGCGGCGGGCATTGGTCAATACGGCGACCGCTGTTGTAGCCGAATATGACTGGCCGGTTGTTGCGGAGCAGATTCTTCGTGTGTACGAGACAGTGACAGTGGGCGGCAGCGGCGTGCGTGTGGTGGGATCGTGA
- a CDS encoding NUDIX hydrolase, with product MTFSALTIFVLGLVASIVLVIGLWAYGTANRLDRLHVRSDQSWLALDAALSRRAAVVRAAAVDMSADDARRFVTLADAAERADRPDRELAENKLSNALAAYGTTSLRPQLVAELADAEARVLIARRFHNDAVRDTLALRTRRLVRWLHLGGTAPLPQYFEISERTTAAAVPEGITVDTSRTSARVVLLDEQDRVLLLRGHDPQIPNSHFWFTVGGGLERGEHLRAAAVREIAEETGLVVTGEDLRGPLWRRVAIFPFDGELIRSEELFFTTRTHGFTPVFKGHTELEQRAISGFRWCSADDIRELSKSGEPVYPLDLANLLAEAATIADGTEDPAVRSIR from the coding sequence GTGACTTTCTCTGCACTCACAATTTTTGTCCTCGGACTCGTTGCCTCCATTGTTCTGGTCATCGGGCTGTGGGCCTACGGGACGGCTAACCGGCTGGACCGACTGCACGTTCGCTCGGACCAGTCGTGGCTGGCGCTCGACGCGGCATTGTCGCGGCGTGCCGCCGTGGTTCGTGCCGCAGCTGTCGACATGAGCGCTGATGACGCCCGAAGGTTCGTGACCTTGGCTGATGCCGCCGAGCGGGCTGATCGACCTGACCGAGAGTTGGCCGAGAACAAGCTCTCCAACGCTCTGGCTGCCTATGGAACTACGTCTCTGCGGCCCCAGCTTGTTGCTGAGTTGGCCGACGCCGAGGCTCGGGTACTGATTGCACGTCGATTCCACAACGATGCCGTCCGCGATACTCTCGCGCTTCGAACCCGCAGGCTCGTCCGCTGGCTCCACCTTGGTGGAACAGCACCGCTGCCACAGTATTTCGAGATCTCCGAGCGGACGACGGCGGCTGCGGTGCCTGAGGGAATTACCGTCGACACGTCACGAACGTCGGCGCGCGTCGTTCTGCTCGACGAGCAGGATCGGGTGCTGCTGCTTCGCGGACACGATCCGCAGATCCCGAACTCGCATTTCTGGTTCACAGTCGGCGGGGGATTGGAGCGTGGTGAGCACCTCCGCGCGGCCGCAGTTCGTGAGATCGCCGAGGAAACCGGATTGGTTGTGACGGGGGAGGACCTCCGGGGTCCACTGTGGCGCCGTGTTGCGATCTTCCCGTTCGACGGGGAGCTGATCCGGAGCGAAGAACTCTTCTTCACCACGCGCACACACGGTTTCACACCCGTATTCAAGGGCCACACCGAGTTGGAGCAGCGAGCAATTTCCGGCTTCCGTTGGTGCAGCGCCGATGACATCCGGGAACTTTCCAAATCCGGGGAACCTGTTTACCCGCTTGACCTGGCAAATCTGCTTGCAGAAGCTGCGACTATTGCAGACGGAACCGAAGACCCGGCCGTACGTTCTATTCGTTGA